The following proteins come from a genomic window of Desulfobacterales bacterium:
- a CDS encoding DEAD/DEAH box helicase, with protein IVHCCEDFPKHIGLPRGCLEDTTALLDSLGIRPKIVDERFEGERVKAEFKGRLRSEQQKAAGALLEYDTGVLAASTAFGKTVVAAYLIAKRYVNTLILVHLKELLHQWIARLNSFLDVSASDIGQIGGGKRKPTGIIDVATIQSLGRKGVVDDIVAKYGYLIVDECHHISARSFEIVARQCKAKYVTGLSATVTRKDGHHPIIFMNCGPVRYKVDDKKQASERPFAHKVIVRETSFRMPASFEADRYTAIHEIYRALLQSDERNQVIVSDVMNAIKKNRFPVILTERVEHLETLKGLLENKITNLIVMKGGMGKKQRQKALNALNSLPDDAEKAVLATGRYLGEGFDDERLDTLFLTLPISWRGTLNQYAGRLHRIHDTKKKVVIYDYADLEVPVLVRMYDRRLRGYRSIGYEIEDDLA; from the coding sequence TATTGTTCATTGTTGCGAAGATTTCCCAAAACATATTGGTCTGCCGAGGGGGTGTCTTGAAGACACGACTGCTTTGCTCGATTCTTTGGGAATCCGCCCAAAAATAGTTGACGAGAGGTTCGAAGGCGAGCGAGTAAAAGCTGAATTTAAGGGTAGGCTAAGGTCAGAACAGCAAAAAGCAGCTGGTGCTCTTCTGGAGTACGATACCGGTGTGTTGGCAGCATCGACCGCATTTGGGAAAACTGTAGTCGCAGCTTATTTAATTGCAAAGCGATATGTAAACACTTTGATCCTGGTTCATTTAAAAGAGCTTCTGCATCAGTGGATCGCACGATTGAATTCTTTTCTCGATGTCTCTGCGAGTGATATTGGGCAAATCGGCGGCGGAAAACGTAAGCCAACCGGCATAATAGATGTCGCAACAATTCAGAGCTTAGGACGAAAGGGAGTGGTAGATGATATTGTGGCTAAATACGGCTATCTAATTGTGGACGAATGCCATCATATTTCCGCCAGAAGCTTTGAAATCGTTGCCCGACAGTGCAAAGCGAAATACGTTACTGGACTTTCAGCGACAGTTACCAGAAAAGATGGTCACCATCCAATTATTTTTATGAATTGTGGACCGGTTAGGTACAAAGTAGATGATAAGAAACAGGCGTCAGAAAGACCTTTTGCCCATAAAGTTATTGTCAGAGAAACGAGCTTTAGGATGCCTGCTTCATTTGAGGCAGATCGGTATACTGCTATCCACGAAATTTATAGAGCCTTATTACAAAGCGATGAGCGCAATCAAGTCATCGTCTCCGATGTAATGAACGCCATTAAAAAAAATCGTTTCCCAGTTATCCTGACCGAACGTGTTGAGCATCTTGAAACTCTAAAAGGCCTACTTGAAAACAAAATTACAAATCTAATAGTCATGAAAGGTGGAATGGGTAAAAAGCAGCGGCAGAAAGCATTAAACGCACTTAATTCTCTTCCCGATGATGCTGAAAAAGCGGTCCTTGCTACAGGTCGGTACTTAGGGGAAGGATTCGATGACGAAAGGCTTGATACTTTATTTTTGACTCTGCCAATTTCCTGGAGAGGTACTCTAAATCAATATGCCGGTCGATTGCACAGAATCCACGACACCAAAAAAAAAGTGGTGATTTACGATTACGCGGATCTGGAAGTACCGGTCTTGGTAAGGATGTACGATAGGCGACTGAGAGGTTATCGATCAATAGGATATGAAATCGAAGACGATCTCGCTTGA
- the secG gene encoding preprotein translocase subunit SecG: MSIILVIVHVAVCIALIMIVLLQTGKGADMGAAFGGGGSQTLFGSTGASTFLSKATTVAAIVFMLTSLVLAYMSSHRTADSIMPQIPAPVEQTAPAAPSETAPQESSTPAPSAPAAQEQTAPQQSEAPAKPAQSE, from the coding sequence ATGTCAATAATACTCGTCATCGTTCATGTAGCCGTATGTATTGCCCTGATTATGATTGTGTTGCTTCAAACCGGAAAGGGCGCTGATATGGGTGCTGCCTTTGGCGGCGGCGGAAGTCAAACCCTGTTTGGCAGTACTGGGGCCTCAACCTTTTTAAGTAAGGCCACCACCGTAGCGGCCATTGTGTTTATGCTGACATCCCTGGTACTGGCATACATGTCCAGCCATCGCACGGCCGACTCGATCATGCCCCAAATACCCGCTCCGGTAGAGCAGACGGCACCAGCGGCCCCGAGCGAGACGGCACCCCAGGAAAGTTCGACTCCGGCCCCGTCTGCACCGGCAGCTCAAGAGCAGACCGCTCCGCAGCAGAGCGAGGCACCGGCCAAACCGGCGCAATCAGAATAA